A segment of the Gossypium hirsutum isolate 1008001.06 unplaced genomic scaffold, Gossypium_hirsutum_v2.1 scaffold_528, whole genome shotgun sequence genome:
tattgcgagaaatgagttgagcctcaagacacgttgaggtattttcaatttctgcttctcaaaattcaactcatattgcgagaaatgagttgagcctcaagacacgttgaggtaatttcaatctttgttttcaaaattcaactcatattgcgagaggtgagttgagccttttaatttctgtttttcaaaaaatcaacccatattgcgagaggtgagttgagccttttgcaaattctgttttcaaaaatcaactcatattgcgagaagtgagttgagccttggctcacgtgctgagctattttcaatttttatttttaatgtctagttttaaagagtcaattcatattgcgagaaatgagttgagctcaggatcacatgccgagtaaagaataaagattggacaattgaacaaaatttagtgcttttaagtctttgcactatccttgtttcacaatgatgagcaaagaggggcagttgtaagcactaaatttttgtccgactagaatttgtgtttaattttcaaaatttcaaaaaaaaaatttaaaaataaaaattgcattttgaccctaaacttttcctaaatttcattttgacccttaaactttctttaaatttcacttagacccctaaactttcattaaatttcattttaatcctaaattttctaaaaattacatttagccccagaagttttgctgcatttgtgatttggtccttcagacaggttacgtgatttggggcacccacttcccagattttcaggccacaaacatgggtggctgctccttccccacttgctacctgcaaaaaagaagcaaaaccaaCTATAAAAAGGAGTTTAAACTCCAAAAATCAAGAACCCCCatgaatcaaaaaaaaaagagaagaaagtttcgaaaaaaagaaaaaggaaggaaaagagaAGAGAGAAGGAAGAGAGGAGGGGAAGAGGAGAGCCCAACCACAACCACCGAGGGCGGAGGAGATCGACGCAAGTGGCAGCGGCGGTGAAAGAGGCTAGAGCCGAAAgagggaaggaagaagaagagaagaaagaaaaaaaagagaaaaaaggggaaagaaaaaaaataaaaaaataatatatcgggtcgaaaaaaaaaagaataagaaaaaaggaaaaggggGCTTTTGgtaatttctcattttttttaaatttagtccatttatttaaatattatattatttcaattaaattagcATTTTTTAGATAGTTTTTAGAAATATTGTTACATTTATTTtacttgtattttaaaaataaaaaatatttaatgcaTAAGACAACAAACcgatttaattttaaatcatcgaattcattgctatgttgggtgaatatcgatggcttatgttaaatacgggacgcccttctaaaaaatcgaaaatattcaaaattcctcgtattttaataaaaattctcgtgttttattaGGATCCcgattaaagattaaattgaattgatttaacACTAATTCGATGGTTTCATCGCCATATCGGGGTGAATATCATCAACTCGTGTTAAATACggtattttttaaagaaaaaaatcgtgtttcaaaaattttcatgtcttcaaaatttcacgtgtttcaaaataataataataaatttcccGTGTTTCGAAAAAAATACATTCGTGTTTCTTTCtaaaaaaatcgtgttttcaaaaatttcgtgtttcaaaaattcgtgttttcgtgttttcaaaaaaaaatctcgtgtttcaaaaaaaataaaaataataaaaaataataaaaaaataaaaaaattctcgtGAATATTTTGGTATtattgtgttttcaaaaaaattcagtaTTCGACAAATTTAGTGTTttcgtattttcaaaaattttcgtgttttcaaaaatctttgtgttttcaaaaattctggcgtttcaaaaattttcgtgtttaaaaaaaatttacgtgttttcacaaattttcgtgtttcacaaattctcgtgttttcaaaaactccAGTGTTTCAAAGTttccatgttttcaaaaattctcgcgtttaaaaaaaattcgtgtttcaAAATATTCTcgcatttcaatttttgttttttaaatcgtgtttcaaaaaatgtcgtgttttaaaaattttcgtgtttctaaaatttccctgttttaaaaattcccgtgtttcaaaaaaaatgtcgtgttttaagaaaatttcgttttttctaaaaattttcgtgtttctaaaattttcgtgtttacaaattctcgtgttttcaaaaattctcgtatttttaaaaaaactttcgttttaaaaaagaaatactgcgcttcaaaattctcgtgtttttttttaaaaaaaaaggggttctcgtatttcaatcggatcacgactaaatattaaatggaactcgtatttttgaaaattaagacaacatgcgtttaacgagataccaattttgggcgtcgcgagggtgctaataccttcctcgcgcgtaaccgactcccggaccctaattttctctggattttgacgtggacctaaaattgtctcttttttttagaaaagtttaaaaaaattcttctaaaaaaggattttatttggtgtccgatcacacctaaaaaagatcggtggcgactcctcttttgtaaataaaatttgaaactttaatttttcaataatcatttcaacTAGCGCCCGTGCcgaatttttaggtcgctacaagGAGTTACATTTAAAAGTTGTGAAGATGATACTTCTATATGTGAATTAGAGATTAGATCTTGGTATTTGGTTGTTTAAGGATAAAAACATGAGCCTTGTTGGTTTCGATGATACTGATGGGCAAGTAATGTGGATGATAGGAAGAGCATGTCTAGTGGGTATTTTTATCTTGGCTCGAAATTAGAATTTTGGTACAGTAAGAAACAACCTTTAGTATCATATTCAATAACTGAACCTTAGTATATAGATGCTAGAAGCTATTGTGTATAACTATTATGAATAAGGCAAATGCTTGAAGGTTTTTTTTGGAATTGCACTGCCAATTGAGACTACTCCAGTCGAATCAATATCTCAAAGAACCATTTTCTTCACTCCAGGACTAAGCATGATGACACAAGGCATCACTTAATTAAAGAGTTAGTGGAGAATGGAACCATTGAATTTATGCATGTATCTACTAAGAATCAACTGGTAGATTTATTTACCAAGAGCCTTGAAGTTGTTAGGttcaaaaaattaaagaatttagTCGAGATGTGCTAACTCTGACTTGGCACCCAAGGAAAAGCACTAAATTCAAATTCCAAGTTTCCTTTtgccttttattatttttggtaaattttttgttcctgcttttatttttaaagggTTATTTTTGCACCAAAATATTCAGTTTCCTTATTTTTGGAGGGAAAAACTTGCAAAAAATTTAGGTatttaagttatgaaattgagtTGTAGTTGGCCTTAAACTCCTTTAACTAATCCTTCAACCTTAAAGAAACATTACTCTACAAGAAAGCTTTACTGCTACTGCCAGAAATCTATGGCACAAGTTAAACAAACCAACTTATCATGCAACGTTTGAGGAATCTAATTTGAGTTCACCTTCACTTAAATCTTCATTCAGAGAAGAATGACAATAGAACCTTGTGAAGTAACATCTTTTGTGATGCTTTGAGAAGACACCTAGGAGTAGCTAGTTCGAGAAGTTCAGCTAGATGTACCACTAGTTGCAACTAAGTAAAGCGGTGTAGTTAAACGCTGTTGGTACTAAGAATGATAAGAATGCAGAAAAAGATGCTGGAGCAATTTTCACTGCGAAAGCTACAAAGAAGTGTTAAATACTTAGATAGTAGAATTCACGTGAGTACCAAATTATTTATAAGACATGTTACaagtattaaataatttatatatcttTTGAAAAAAGAACTAGTGTAACTTAATGATATTAATgttaaaagcttagataagtagAATTCACGTGAGTACTTACTAAGTTTTCGTAAAGTTAAACATGTAATTTTCAAACGTGTAGTGTACAAAAAGTAATTGTGTGCGAAGAGTTCAAATGGCATAAATCAAACCACATCTCATCAAAACAAGGTTTGGGaattaagtatttgaattatgGGCATTGGCATGTACATAAGTGTTCAATTGGTATGAAAGTGGAAGATAATGCATTAGTTCATACAAAAGTTAAGTTGAAGTGGAAAGATTTTGAGGACAATGTGGTCATGTGTTAGTGAATGAACATAGATGAACATGTGATGCTTTAAATGGTATTTTCGTGTAATTTAAGGTTGGAAAATGATTAAGGGCTAGTTTGACAATATTTTTaagaagtacttttgaaaagtttggtttaaaatttgagtgtttagtattgttgtcaaaaagtgcttttgaaaaataaaatgtccattttagacatgttattatcaagtaacaaatatgcatttaaataatatttaaattagttaatattattatattttagtaagaatataaaaaatttattataactcgttgttaatattttaatatatgaaatataaattttaaatatttttaaacaataaatattaattatttataaaatttaattagaatatataaactatattttaaatatttaaatataaccattaaatatttgtaattagtattttaagaaatatttttttattttaattaataattttaacacatttgtaattaagcactaagaaaaaaaaaggaaagtaggtgaaaaagtaattaagcaccaaaagtgcttttaggaggggaaaaagtaaaatttttagcttcccctcttgaaaagcacttctgaaaagtacttttgaaaagctaaaaatttcaacCAAAAGCAGCTTGTTCTGCACAGCTTTTCTTCCAAAAATGCTTTTGGAATCAGAAGTACTTTTTTTAAGTAATGAATAACTGACCCTAAGAATGATTGTAATTGAATAGAGTATGTTTAAGGAAGTCTTTGGGTGTGTTTAAGCTCGATTTTTGGCTCCCGGCACCCAAATACCAATACATGAAGGACTTGTATTGGTACTTAGAGGAGTTGTACCGATACAAATTTCCTATTCTACCCTAATATAAATGTTTTCTCACCAAAAAGACCTCGAACAATCTCATATTGAAGTCAGATTGTAGAGTAAGCTtagaaatgattaaaaaaaagtcTTAAAAGACCTAAAATTAACCTAAAGAatgaattgaacttaaatgtCATGTTTGGTACTAAAGTGAATTATTTGACTTTGAAATATATCATTTTCTGCTTGAGTTTAGGTTCGGGCTCaagcaaggggtgttacaatatttcatattttggttttaataattaacaaaaataaatgttaaaatttaatatataattaatctaaaatgcATAATTTGCAgtacttatattttgattttggttatttttttagaataaaagtaTCTTTTATGTTCGTTTTACAACTTGTGTAAACTAATTTTTTCAAGGTTCGTGATTGTCCTCTTAATAATGTCATCTCCAATATTCAAACTTGAGCTTTCTCATTGGGGGGTGTAAGGTGTCTTACCATTGgcattttcattatgtttcttaCTTTAATATGTCGGACTTAATGGCTTTATTTGTTAAAGTCGATATAGCTAGATTTCCTATAttgtttattgttatttaatCTATGAAATGCTCTTTtatgacatttaaaaaaaattgattcaattatatatataaataagttaatccaatatttttatattaaataaatataattatttaagtaatgaaataaataaatttaaattgatgtCACATTGATAATAGTGTTACGGattccaaaaattaaattgaaatatttcatatttataattatataaaattaaatttataaatcaatttataattttttccagAACATCAAATTACATTACATCGAAATTCAtctataattttcatatttatcaaaatcattaaagTTAAAGTtaactgaaaaaaaaattacaaaattaaaaattaaaaattgttaattaaaaaaaatatgatttacaAGCCTAATAAGCGTTATTagtgagaagaagaaaaaatggtAAGACATTCCTTCCAAAAAAGGTTCACCTGCTCAAGTTTACAACCAACATTCTACTCGCTACCCTTTCACACTTTTCTATCATTGCAAAAAGGTCAATTCAGTAATTTAAACTACCACAATTACAATTTCATACGTGGCATTCCCACTCAGCGAGTACCAACAGGGATACAGACAGGTGAGAAGATAAATGTGGgtgcattttaatttttttccttaataACGTTTAAGAAAGACGTTTTTAGAggaaataaatcataataatatttCCCTCGTTTTGTggtatttcaaatttcaaaaaacgACCTAACAACTCTCTCTTCTCCTTTTCTCTGTTAAATCACCGATTCTAAAACATAATACAAAAAACCAAGAATCCGATAAATGAAATGGTATGCGATTTTTGAATCGAGACTCAGGGTTTGGGATAATCTCGAGATCAGTGGTGAGGTTTCTTGATTTGACGGTGTGCAGAGCCATGGGATGTTTCTTCCACTGTTTCGGCGTCAGAACCGATCGTTCCCGCCCTCACCTCGTCGCTTCCTCTTCGAAATCcactgtaatttttttttgtttgtttgtgtttTTGCACTTTCATTTCCAGTTTTCTTGTACCTGCGTTTGGTTTCTCGGAAAATTCAGTTCAAGAAACATTTTCTttcttagtctttttcttttcatatttctaAAGAGAAGACAAACTTGAATAAAGCTAGCTTCGTTTATTTTCGTTTTTGGCTGAGCAGGAACGTACTGTTTCTCGAAATCGATTATCGTCTCTATTTGTTGATGAAGGTAACTATATCTGTATCGATTATCTAGCTTATTAGTCGATTTAGCTTATTTCAACATTTCCTTTTTTTTGTCCCCTCAAATTTGATTTTTCCTTTGTTTGAAAGtgtaattattttgttttcttgcTTTGGTTCTAAAAGAGAAAGGAGATTCTCCATCCAACGATTTGGAGTCTCCACAAATTAATAAAGGTCTCAAGGATGAGGTATGTACATCGAGCAATTCGATTTAGATTGGTTGCTTTGTATGTGCAATGcgaattacaactcaaattttttacCTTCCCGTAGGCAAAGTTCCTTAAATCTTGTGGCACAATACCAGAGACTCCGGTTGAAATTCGCAAAGCATCTAACAAGTTTAAACAGTCCCCCCCTTGTGGTAGAGATTCAGAGACTTCGAAGTATCGTTCTTGGCTTCCAAACACATCCATTGATAAGCTTCAGTTGGATAAGAAATCTGACCAGCCACCCACTCCAAGTAAACTTTTCGAGGTGTTGGGGAGGTCAGATTCTCCTGATAATACACCTAGCAGGTTATTAGATTTAACTtcagactttaaaaattttaatcaacaAATCGGAACATGTAATTGGCTTCTCACTGAATTTAGAATTGCTTTGCGGACAATAGTTTTCTTCTTAGAAATGAAGCAACAGTATCTGCAATTTTGTTGTGTGATTTTGTGAATACATTTTCGCATAATTTTGATGTCTACCTGACAATTGAATCGTGCTATTTCTTTTTAGTTGTATATCGAATGCAGCAAACACTGGGATGTCCTCCATTTGTTCTACTGAAGGTAGTGAGGCGACGACTGCTGATAAAACAGCCAAGACTGGTATCTTTTCAACTTCAGCTTATGAAAGGAACAAGTCTGTGCGATTTGAATGTGAATCTGATGCTTCTTCTGAATCTGAAAATATTGGTCAAAATCCGGAGAAACTTGAAGCTCTAGGTTACCAAAGTGCATCAAAGTACTCGCCAAACCCAACCCCGTTAAAGCTTTCTGATGAAATGCAAACCCCAGGAACTGTTTTTCCCTCAAACGTGGGAATCTTTGCAAATGGGAAGACTCGGATCCGGTCTGAATACGTTCATTTAGTTTTGAATCCGGTTGGGAATACCTCTCCGTTAAATGCAATGAAGAAAGAGCCATTGAGCTCCAAAGAGATGTTTAATGAGCAGGAAGATTCTCCTGAACGATTAGAAAATGGCACCCCCAAGCTAGGAGTAAAACAAGCTTCACTTGGTAAAGATTCAGAGGATGAAGGAAGCTTGTCTTCTTGGTTGAAGCCAAAACAGATTACCATAGATGATCCTGATAAGAATATTCATGTTACGTCCAGCAAAACCCCTCAATTTAATAGAACCCCAGGGGATAGACCCATCATTGGTATGGTGGCTGCTCACTGGAACGAAGATGAGTCTTCCCGCATCTCACCCAAGTGGTGGGATGGGAATGGAATCCCAAATTCAACTAATAAATACAAGGAGGTAAATCTTTTATTTTTCGGCTGCATTTCTACTTGCAGTTTGGACACCTATGCTTGATGGATCCTTGTCCTGTTTGCAGGATCAGAAAGTGAGTTGGCATGCAACCCCATTTGAAGAGAGGCTGGAAAAGGCTTTATCGGAGGAGAGTCTTATCTCTCAGAGGCATGTTTAATTTTCCCTTGCTAAATTCAATACCTATGATGCTATTTTATGTTGCTCTAATTTGATGGCAAGCAGTAATGACTCAAAGTATTTCACCTCAAAAACTCTTAGGAGATTACCTGGCGTGGTTAGTTGTGTGAAGCACAGTTTAACATAGATTTTATACATTTGCAATATGCAAGCATCTTTCTGGTAATACATTCTGTAACTCAACACCAATATCTGCTTTCCCTTTTCTTGTTTTCTATTTTTCCTAAATATCTTGGGGGGCTGAATTGATTTTTAGTATCTATACGCAAAAAAGTAAAGGAGATTCTCATTGATTGACACCTTTTACTGGGAAAATAATTCATTCACTTTGCTTTGACATCTTTTGTCAAAAGTGTACAAACATCATCCTAAGTAGCTAGATCACAATCCCCTATGAATTGTGATTCAAAATGCTTTGCAGAAGCATTTACCTACGTTTGATATGAACTATTTTTTAGATAACATTGACCCCTTTTGATACATTCGGATATCCGTGTGGGGGATATCCATGTTCGATGCTTACATCCAAATCCGAGTAGCATGTTTCAAATAGATGACAGAGGGTTATTTCGATCTGATTTATAATGTTAGGAAGATTCTAACATGCCCCTTCCTTATATGATCCATTATTGAGAtggaatttaaattgtgttattagTAATGCTAATTCACGACTATATCTAATTGCTAGTTTTAATTACAGGAAGCCTGTTGACCGAACACTCATGTCTCTTGATGAGATTGATGAAAGCGACACAGCACTGTCTCAGCTGCGACCTTCCTCACATGCCAAGTCAGTTGTTTCATTCTGATTACAGTAATTGCTTCCGTTTTCACATTTGATGAACCCAGATGTAattttgagtccttcaaaaaccTGAATCAATGGTAGAAAATCATGAATTGTGATTCATGGTTGGTTTGGGATGAGCCATCTGGTGGAGCTTTTCTAGGGATTCCATTGTAATCCAGCAGGGTAGGATCACTGCTTGAAGTGCAAACCAAcgatttttttaaaaggttttatatcattttatagtACTTGGCACCGGGCATCACTCATGATTTTATGCATAAGTTGGAGCACATTGTCCTTGAAACTTAGCTCAATTTTTTCGAGCCTTTATTTGCTTGCTCCCATTTTTGTCTGATAAAGATGTGAGGGGAGCTTTGGTGCATTTCCATGGATTATTTCTTTTACTGATAAAAAAACATGTCATCGATACACATGATAAAGTATCagttaaatctttaaaaaaaactattgatTGAAGCTTCctaaaatggtttatttaatTTTAGCCAACCATTGGATGTAATTATAAATGTATTCattatccatgtaaaattttaaatcaatttgacATTACAATATAATTGAGGATACCATTTCTTTAATATATGATACCTAACCATATAACATTTTTGGACATCACATTGAACAAAtagtttaacataatttaaacaaCAGAGGGCATGATTTTCCACCAATATCAGTAGATACCTATTTTAATTCACTTCTAAGCATAGTGACAATAAATAGTATAAGTGAAAAGAAATGCTTGGACACTTCATTAtgcaaaacaatgaaaaatacTTTGATACCCCATTATGTATTGAAAATCAATAATTTGTTAAGAGACTAGAGCTCCATATTGCAAATGAAAAATCAAGTCTTCTTTGTGAGAATTCAGTTGGGAAAGTTTGAAGCaatataatttttgtagtttACAAATTCAAGTATTATTTCAAAGTCCTCTAATGACTCCCACTAGAAATACATGGTTAAGCCTAattaccaaattgaataaaatccaACGGCTCACTCGATATTTTCTTTTGAAGTATGCGAACATTTAGATtgttaaatataaaagaaactttAGAATGGAATTTGAAGTCAAGACAATTATTCATTAAACAAAAACAAGTAGAAACATATTAGTAATACCTTGGTTTCAAATGAAGCTCCAGGAATTGAATTGTATAAAGAAATTGAAATCATTACAAACATCTGGAATTGTAGAAAGGATAGATCCTATAATCTTTAAGACAATCCATTAATAGCAATGCTTTctcataattcaaaaaaattaaatgctATGAAGGTGCAGAATAGCAGGCTTAAAACAGCAAGATTGAATGCCCAATTCATACATAAGACCACGAATCTTTACATTTCTCCTGTTTAACCGACCACGAAATCCCTACAATCGATATATATGTGtgcgtgtgtatatatatatttgtcaaGGCTGGTGGAAAGAGTTTGGTCCTTGGTCGTGCTGGTTATTGACTGCAGGGCTCACAACAGAAATATCATGGCTGCTTCCCTCTGCCTCAGGGCTATCTCTCTTACATCAGCTATTCTTGCATCTGTTGCCTGAATATCACTCCATTCACCTTCACCAACTGGTTGGATGTTAACTTCACCCGCTGCCATGTGGACTACGCTCTCCTCAGGTACCGGTGCTGTTATCGAAACACTAAGACAAGCTTTGTCTACATTCTCTGACAACTCAACGTCCTTTGTATCAGGTGGACTGTTGCTAGTATTTGACGACTCCATCTTTTCCTCGAAAATTTGCTTCGTGTCACTCTGTTGTCTGCAAACAAAAATAGAAGACAAGATCAACTTCCGTTGCACTGCAACTAAGGATATTTATGCTAGCTTCAGTTCTATGACAAGCAACTCGATAATTCTGAACCAAGCTTTATTGTTCCAGTATAAAAGTAGCAGTAACAAACCATGTCAATAAATCAACTAAAAAAGGAACATATCTGACTAAATGATTTAATTAACCTGGATTTTAAGTAATTTACAGATGCTTAAAGTACATAGAGAATGGATTAATCAACCAAAAGGGGGAGGAAAATGAAAGTGTTGTTTGCATTACCATAGTAAAATAATAATCACGGACACAGTTCTTTTCTCTTAATGACCAATGATTTTGTCTTGATTTTGCATTTCTAGATCAAAGAAGTGAGGAGAAGGAAGTTGGATGAAAGCAAACACATTTCTATTCAGCCGCAGAGGTAAATTTCTATCCAAATATCCCCTAGAGCAAATTAAAGATGGCCATGAAATACACTATTTGATTATGTGAGATGTATAGAGGGATCTGCATTCCCCAGAAGCAAGATTCCGTTAGTATATCACAAAATTAGCTTGTCTTGTCAATTATTTCTACAATTTGTGTTGGTGTATCAAGTGCATGAATGTATGAACCATGGTTCCAAGGTTTCCAGAAAGGGTAAAA
Coding sequences within it:
- the LOC107954847 gene encoding protein JASON isoform X1 — encoded protein: MRFLNRDSGFGIISRSVVRFLDLTVCRAMGCFFHCFGVRTDRSRPHLVASSSKSTERTVSRNRLSSLFVDEEKGDSPSNDLESPQINKGLKDEAKFLKSCGTIPETPVEIRKASNKFKQSPPCGRDSETSKYRSWLPNTSIDKLQLDKKSDQPPTPSKLFEVLGRSDSPDNTPSSCISNAANTGMSSICSTEGSEATTADKTAKTGIFSTSAYERNKSVRFECESDASSESENIGQNPEKLEALGYQSASKYSPNPTPLKLSDEMQTPGTVFPSNVGIFANGKTRIRSEYVHLVLNPVGNTSPLNAMKKEPLSSKEMFNEQEDSPERLENGTPKLGVKQASLGKDSEDEGSLSSWLKPKQITIDDPDKNIHVTSSKTPQFNRTPGDRPIIGMVAAHWNEDESSRISPKWWDGNGIPNSTNKYKEDQKVSWHATPFEERLEKALSEESLISQRKPVDRTLMSLDEIDESDTALSQLRPSSHAKSVVSF
- the LOC107954847 gene encoding protein JASON isoform X2 is translated as MRFLNRDSGFGIISRSVVRFLDLTVCRAMGCFFHCFGVRTDRSRPHLVASSSKSTERTVSRNRLSSLFVDEEKGDSPSNDLESPQINKGLKDEAKFLKSCGTIPETPVEIRKASNKFKQSPPCGRDSETSKYRSWLPNTSIDKLQLDKKSDQPPTPSKLFEVLGSCISNAANTGMSSICSTEGSEATTADKTAKTGIFSTSAYERNKSVRFECESDASSESENIGQNPEKLEALGYQSASKYSPNPTPLKLSDEMQTPGTVFPSNVGIFANGKTRIRSEYVHLVLNPVGNTSPLNAMKKEPLSSKEMFNEQEDSPERLENGTPKLGVKQASLGKDSEDEGSLSSWLKPKQITIDDPDKNIHVTSSKTPQFNRTPGDRPIIGMVAAHWNEDESSRISPKWWDGNGIPNSTNKYKEDQKVSWHATPFEERLEKALSEESLISQRKPVDRTLMSLDEIDESDTALSQLRPSSHAKSVVSF